A window of Phragmites australis chromosome 2, lpPhrAust1.1, whole genome shotgun sequence genomic DNA:
ctgaattaaatttaagaatgcatttattgtctccaaaattacaatgaaaatcatcatcatctaacatcgaaactgaaataagattcctcctcatagaagggatataaactacattatttaatCTAAGAGTGAAACCACTattaagaactaatggaagggatccgatagcttctacttgagcttccttcccatttaccactctaagacttcgctccccctttcttaatgttttcgcggtaaggaatccctgtaaggagttggtaacgtgcacagtgacacctgagtcaatccaccatgaattaagggaaaaatcaatataaagtgattcatcaatgaatgttatgaaatcattacccttctttgcaagccacttcaggaaaccaacacagtccttttggtagtggtccttcttgtggcagaagtggcatccgtcatctttagattcttgagaggcaggAGCAGAAGGATTAAATGTCTTGGGCGCCCTCTGTGCTTCCTTGTCGTGTTTAGCgacgaaatgcaacttcttcttagacttgaaatccccttggaattttcttttattcttgggGCTGCTTACTTGATtcacaaaatctttattttcagctctcaccctctcttcctcttggacgcacattgcgatcaagtcgctcatgctccacttctctttctgagtgttgtaatttatcttaaaaggagtaaactcaggagggagagaggtcataatgaagtggacaaggaaaccctcagagatttccatatccatgcccttgagtttggcagccatatctgccatcatcatgatgtgttctcttatgccatcggacccataattatacttagtgttgaggagcttctgaatcagtgtactggcataaaccttggaggtgcctttaaattgctcctccacagatgcCAAGTACGTCTTAGCTTTTTCTGAGTTTGGGATTGCTTcccttatagcatctgatattgagttcctcattatcataagagacatgcggttggaccgctcccacttctcagaaagtgcatcataagttttctttaattcatcataattttccacgCCAATGGCGGGAGCtgtgggagcgtcaaccctgagtgcatagtccAGGTCtaaaacaccaaggacaacagtcaccttagctttccaagcaggaaaattattgcccgtgagttgctctatgccgtcaataatggcggcaatagaggaagcgttaagagctaGAGAGAAGAATTGGACCAGATTAGTGAATTTATCATAAGAAAATAATTtgcacgaaaataaccctatgttggtctgattaaaatcatgcaaaaaataaaacttcaatccgcatcaccgttgggcagaaaacggaaaagaatttaaataaatacaggaaaaatagcacataattacagtcaactttggtcagaaagtaattatgaacctatatgaattgatcgtaaaattctccgaaaaaatcttcccgttggatccaattcaaccagagaattaatgatattttatgcattaatcatcattatctttgggCTATTTGCATTAGATATTCCAGTGCATAAATGGAAAAAACGTTAGAAATCACtgaaaattccaaataaatggaaaagcCCGAAGCTCTATTGAATGCAGCCCAAAAAGGCCTTTCGGCCTGGCTTGGCCCATCAGCACGCGCGCACGGCCCAGCCACCGCGCCCGGCCCGACCGAGGGCACGGCCCGGTCTGCCTTCGCGCGCATCAGCCCGGAGCTTTTCAGCCGTTCATCGCAATCGACGGCAGGCCGACGAAATCGCCTGGAATAAAAAGCTGTCGGcggaaaccctaaccctaaaaagCATTCTCCTCCCCGAAAAATCCGCCCGATCCGAGAGATTGCCGACGACGGAAAACGCCGGCCcggccaagagagagagagagagattgcgCCAACTACGGCCGCCGGACGcacgagagagaagagggaaaaGGGCACCTCTGTTAGCCAAACCGCCGGAGCGCGCGTGCGACAGAGATCGCGCGCGCCTCCGTCGGTTGGTTTGCGGTGGAGCccgggaggagagggagatgagcGCGCGGCGAGAGGAGATCTCGTCCCACGGAGGAGGCGAGAACGCCCGGATGAACCGCGCGCACACGAGGAAGATCCGGCCGGAGGAGAACTCCGACGGGCATGAAAAGCGACGGAAAACCGCCGGAGCTGTAAGTCCTCCCCCCCCCTTCCCCCTTTCTATTGCTTTGAGTTCTGAGAAATGGGCTTAGGGTTCGGGATTGTGGGGAAAATTTGGGGTTTAGAGTTCGGATTTGGGGGGGAGGGAATTGGGGATTTCTTAGGGTTTTTCTTAATCTCCtcaattcccctccttctaattgCTTAATCCCACTTAATCCGAGCCTAATTGACCGAACCCGAGCCCCATGAAGACATAAACACAATATAGAAGCTTAGTACATGAATAGATAAGCATAAGAGCCGCCTGATTGAATTGACCCGAGGTCGATTAGAGCTAAAACACGTTAAACCTAAACTAATTGACCTTAATCTCATACTAACAGCGCTAACTAATGCCCAATTAAGGCTCAAAACATCATAACCGAGCCGAATTGATTAATTTATGAAAGTGTATACAAGAATTCATCCTAATTTCATTAATCCGAGACATAAACATGAACTTGTACATTGATCCGAGCCTAAAATTGAACTTAAATCGCATAATTTATCATCAATGTACTTAAACCGATCAAAAATGGAACCAATTGACCGCTAATTGGTGTCAACCGATCGTAATTCAACATGATTAAGACTAATTGGGTTTGATTAGGGACTaggatggctctgatgccaaatgtGAGACCTTAAAGCTTCACTTAATCAACATAATTGCTagccctaagatcaaacaccCTAAGTGCGGAAGCGTGAGGTATTTACCTGAGTTCGGTGACGCCATCAGATGAGGGTGAAGTGGTCGCCGGAGTGAGGAAGAGGCTTCGGCCGATGTAGTTGATCACCAGCACGTAGTGGATGAAGAGGCGGCGGTCTTCACTTCATTGACATCACTCTTATGAATTGGATTAGGGTTGAGAGGCGGCTGACTTTGTGAATTCGATCGTGTCCCAGCCGAACCCCCTCACGTCTGTTATATAGTGCTGCACGAGGTGGGACCACAACCAAAAACGTTGACTGCACCCCCAATCACGGTGCAAACGGCTTCCATGGGTTTTGGTTGTTAGTTAGGAGACGTTAGGGAGAGTGGAGCCGAGatcaaaaccaacaaaaaaccCGTAGGCCCAAGGCTGATATTGGGCTTGGTTGCTAAGCTTGAGCTCAACCTGATATTGGATTTTTGTCGGGTTCggattttttcagtttttttaagATCAAGTCAGGTTTCTTgggttttttgaattttggacctgttttaaagtccaaatcaatTCGACTAGAATTGTGGGTCTATATTTTGAAACTTGAGCCCGACTGTGCAGTGCACGAATCGGGTTGTCCATAAACAGGTCTAACCAGCTGCGACCGGAAGTTCGGCCCGGATGCAGGTACGTACGCGCCCTATGGCCGCCGTACGTAGCGGTTCAGTAGTCGAAACGTTGCGGTGACAGAAACGGGCAGGTCGCACGGTTGCCGCGCGGAATGTTTTCAACGAATGCGTCGTGACGGGAAACATCTGATACGGCACGACCGCGTCGTCgcggatgagagagagagagagagaggccgcCGCATCCGTCCAAACGCGTCGCCGTCGTCGGGCAGCACACACGCAACGGCCGGCCAGGCCTGGATCAGCGGCCGCACGTACGATTGCAGCACGAGAAAAACCGCACAGCCGCTGCACTGCAGCCCGCCGCGTGACGATCGACGACTCGTGGAGTCGATCGCGTCAGGAGACATATCCCGACCCGGCCCCCAATCTAAGCTGGTGCGCGCGCGGCGGCAGCAGCGTCTCACGTGTATCGCGCGGATGCGTGCGTGATTCGTCTTCACAGCTGAACCCGTGATCGATCGATGCACCCGGCCGGATTCGTCTTCACAACTGAAAGCAGTTGCTCGATCCACTTGCGTACGGAAAGGCCAGCAGATTCCTAGCTCCCCCCGCGCGAAAGGCGTGAGCAGTGACCAGGCGCGTGCTCCTTCCGGTGACGCCGTAGTCCTTCCGGTGACGCCTTGGCTCCACGTACGTAGCCGAGCGTACTAGCGGGCGGATTCAACACGCATGCCGAGGGAGGGTGATGCGTCTGGAGCAACCGCCCAGTACTGCCGGGGGCGTCGCCCGCGCCGGCGCGACGAGATTCTCAGAGGCAAGGAGCCCCAACCTCCTGGCTCAATCACAAGAGCAGTCAGGTACTCAGGTCGTGTGTGTGGGATGCAGGGCAGCCGTTGCACTGCACCGAACCCATGGCACGCGCGACCGAATGCGGAAGCGTGGCTTTGTCACTGCTCGGTGCTCAGCGTGGTTCGTGAACTTCAAATTTTGTGGTTCTGTGCTGTGGTTTGGAAGATTCGTCAGACGGTGGTGGATATCAGCGTGTCACACACGCACGGTCACACCTTTCATGTTTCCTGTTTCTGGTTTTCATTCTTCTTACGTCGATGCGCCTAAAAAACTTCTTCGTTGGGCCACAATGCTAAGTATGAGTCATTGGGAAGATCCGAAGATGAAATTAGGTGAGCAGCGCTTGATCGAGATCCACGAGGTAAGGACAGCTTTACTAGGAAAACAGATCGAGTGATCAAGCTCCCTTCTGGACGAAGGGACAGAAGCTAAATGTAACACAAGTGAATGCCATCTGCCATTTCAAAAAGGGAAAGAATGTCATCTGCCGGCATGTTGCATGATGCAGAGATATAACAATAGCACAGTCCTCATATTATTTATTGATCTTTTAAATTGCTATTGCATAACATGGCAGTGTTTGCTTCATGAGCATACATTGGATACGCTCAACCTCTCAGTTCAGCAGCAGCGCCggcaaagaaaaggaaagattttttttatttcagagCAGAGATCCAATCAAGGATTCAAGCCACGCATGGTATGCACCCTAGTAGTTCAGAAACCAGATGGCACTGTCCATCACACTTGTCTGCGACGATCTCGATCGTATCGCCGGTCACATCTCACTTCATCTTGGCTTCGGTGAAGAGGACGTGCTTGTTGACGCGGGGGTCGTACTTCCTGAACTCAAGCTTCTCTGTGATCCGGCGCGGGTTCTTGCGCTTCACGTAGAAGAAACCCGTCCCGGCCGCCGACACGAGCCTGATGAAGATGGATCCGCGCTTCACCTTCCCCATCTCGCCCGCCCGCCAGCACCGGTGTTAAGCTGAAATAATAGAGAAGGTGCTCGGATCAATACGCAGAGATCAGCGTGATCAGGGGCAGACTTAACGCAGCAAAGAACTCCGCAACGAACTGAATCGATCGGAGTATTCCTCTCCGTCCTGGAAGAAATGATTTGGATTTGAAGGCTCACAACAGAGGAAAAGAATTCTGCGATAGGGCTACCTTGCCGACAGAGAAGGAATCAACGCAAGCACGGATGGATCTCCACTCTATGCCGGCGGCGTCAAGCGGGGACGAGGACGCCCGCGGGAGACGGGAGAGGAGGTGCCGTTCGCTGGAAAGGTGCCTGGCATGGATCGAGGAAAGCCCACATCTAACCTACGGCCGGCCCAGTAGTGAGGAGCCAGATTTGCGGTGTGACGGTGCTCCGCTGCTGGCTCAGCACATATTCTTCTGGGTTTTGGTCCTTACCATACATACTGTCACCGAGATCTCGGTAAATTTCGGCTGAAACTCGATTTACAATTCAAATGGCAGCTTGGAAATTCGTGTTTAATATTCCACCGTCCAAGGGGTGATATCCTTTttatttgagagagagagaaacttgCATCCCGGTCTCCACATCACAGTCAGAAGAATGCATATATCGCACAAAAACGAGAATGTCTCAAGAAAACCATACTAAATGGATTGTGGTGCTCTTAGATTTACGACTATCATCGCCTTACACTGAATTGCTTGGATTCGAAGGCTCACAACAGAGGAATTGCTTGGACTCATCCTCGACCTCATCAGCATTGCTTTTACTAACTTTAGGATGACAAACCAACTCTTTCTTTCAATATACCAGAGGCATTGGAGGCTGTTAATCTAAGTTCCTTTGGCCCCACTTGATTGACCTAGGACCACGCCTA
This region includes:
- the LOC133908802 gene encoding uncharacterized protein LOC133908802, translating into MGKVKRGSIFIRLVSAAGTGFFYVKRKNPRRITEKLEFRKYDPRVNKHVLFTEAKMK